In one window of Solanum pennellii chromosome 2, SPENNV200 DNA:
- the LOC107009143 gene encoding calmodulin-like protein 1 gives MSNSSTSNFLYFRYASFKKSMSKSRRSLHLSKVKQTPSTTSLVHFSPKLEEMKRVFDKFDTNKDGKISKEEYKSAMKMMSNGGGNTKSYEVDDAFQAADANGDGFINFEEFMRVQNLEGGVNSTDIKSAFKAFDLDGDGKISAEELLQVQRMMGEKCSLESCKKMVRGVDANGDGLIDMDEFVTMMTRTMKLV, from the coding sequence ATGTCGAATAGTAGTACTTcaaattttctctattttcgTTACGCAAGTTTCAAAAAGTCGATGTCTAAATCTAGGCGATCACTTCACCTATCAAAGGTAAAGCAAACGCCAAGCACAACGTCTTTGGTTCATTTCAGTCCAAAATTGGAGGAAATGAAAAGAGTGTTTGACAAATTTGACACAAACAAAGATGGAAAAATCTCTAAAGAGGAATACAAATCGGCGATGAAGATGATGAGCAATGGTGGAGGAAATACGAAATCTTATGAAGTTGATGATGCATTTCAGGCTGCAGATGCTAATGGGGACGGTTTCATTAACTTTGAGGAGTTCATGAGAGTGCAGAATCTCGAAGGTGGTGTGAATTCAACTGATATTAAAAGCGCTTTCAAGGCGTTTGATTTGGATGGCGATGGTAAAATTAGTGCAGAGGAATTGTTGCAAGTTCAACGAATGATGGGAGAAAAATGTAGCTTAGAGAGTTGCAAGAAAATGGTCAGAGGCGTTGATGCTAATGGGGATGGACTTATAGACATGGATGAATTTGTGACAATGATGACGCGTACCATGAAGCTCGTCTGA